The bacterium genome includes the window GTATCTCCGCTGATTTTCCGCAACGCCACGCAGCCGAGGAGTTCGCCCTCTTCCGACGCCAGCAGAATACATCCCTGTGGCGGCGCGTACTCACCGGGAAGATTCCCCAGCTCCTCGGCAAAATTCTGAAAACCGAGATCAATCCCCAACCACTCCGCGTATTCAAGAAAGAGCCCGCGAACTGCTTCGATGTGCGAAGAATCGGCTTCGTTGATCTCAATCATAAACGATTTCGACGCGCCGGGTCACTTCCTGCCAGACCACTCATCGCTGAGCGAATGTCCCAGTGGGAATGGAATCTCATCTCCCCCATTTCAGGGGGTGCAAAGGGGGTCGGGGTAGATTCCCCATGGTATCGGCTGTCATTCTCGGGCATATCACCCTATTGCGAAGCTTCATTGTGAACGAGGTTGTTGATCACTCCAGCCGGGGCAGTTCCGGTACCAGAATGCAAATGAATTCACGGGGCGCGGAATGCATAGGCAATTCCTTAGGCCATTCGCAGAAATACTGAATCGCCCATCCCGGTTCATAATATGGATAGGGATCGCGAAGGATTCCATAGGCCTGAAAAAAGGCGTCCGGCAGGTTCAGTACCACGAGCAGTTGCACTCGATAGTATCTACGGCCAAGGATCACGTGTTCATGCTTACTCAAATCCGAGATCGGTGGGTAGGAAAACCGATGTACAGTGTATCGCACCTGCCGAACAGACAAAGGCAGACGATTCAACTCCAAATCCACCGGCCAGCGGGCCTCGAAGTAGTCATGCATCACCGATCCCGGCTTCCGAATCACGTCCCGAAAATCATGCGCCGTCAGCACAGAATCCGGCGTCCCCGGAAGCACGAACACTCCCCCATGCCAATACAGCCTTCCCCCAATCGTATCCGGCGGCGAGCCCGATTCCGGCGGCGGCGGAGTCGCAAACGGTCCCCGGGCCGCCATCGCACTGTCACTCCATACGAATGCACGCGACGAAGGCAACACGATCCGCGCATTCACGGAGTCCGGCTTGCCCTCCTGCGCATGACAACTCCACGCGAGTGCAAGGCATATTGCGGTCAAAGCTAACGTCTTCATTTGATGTATCCTGTTGTTCTTCGCCGCGCCGGGTTAAGCGCTCGTCATCTTCTCCTGTGTCGAATTCCATCCGCGCGCAACCCGGCTGGAATCGCTGTTCATCCCTCATCCTTCATCCTTCATCCTTCATCCTTCCATTGTCACCCCGCCGGAATCGTCGGCTGGCAAAGCATCGCTACCGGATCATCCACGCGGATCTTCTCGCGGATGATGAATCCTTCGGCATACTTCACACCGATCTGCGAACCGAGAAAGCGATGCCGCGCTTCGAGGTCTTCCCAGAACTCCTTGCGCGAGATAAACGTGGCCGGTTCCGTCGAGTCTTCCTTGTAGAACTGCGAACCGAAACAGCGCGCCGCTTCTACCTTCTTCGCGTAGAAATCGGTCACGTCCACGTACACGTTGCACTCCACCAGCCAGTGCGCGGGAAAGTGCATCAGCCGCCGCGGCGTGTGCGGTTCGCCCTCCGCTTCATAGCCCGCCGCCCCCGCCAGAAACATCGCCTGCTTGACCAGCATTCCGCAGCCGTCGTGATCGGGATGACGGTCAGACGGCCAGTGTGTGATGACCAGCGTCGGCCGGTGGCGGCGAATGCACTCCACCACCGTGCGCCTTTTCTCCGGTGTGTCCACGAGCGTTTGATCTCCCAAGTCCAGATTCTCCCGGAACTCGAATCCGAGAATCTTGAAGGCGGCTTCGGCTTCTTTCGCCCGCGTTTCAGCAGTTCCCCGCGTCCCCCGTTCCCCGTGCGTCATGTCCACCATCCCGACTTTGTAGCCGAGCGCTTTCAGTCGCAACAGCGTCCCGCCGCAGCAAAGCTCCAGATCATCGGGGTGCGCCCCGATGGCAAGAACGTCCACCTGTGCCGTTTGTATATTCAAGGTCTCACCTCTCGTCCCGTAAACTACACTTCCTGAAGCAGCGTATGATATGAATCTGGAGTAATCTCAATCTCGCGTAGAATCTCTCGTATCAGCGGTCGCGCCAGATCGCGGCCGGCGTGATCGGGAACGGTGGTCGTACGGCCATCGGGGTGTCGGAAAAGGACGTGGCTCCCCCTCTGTCGAACCTCCTCGAATCCCAGTCGAGCGAGCAGCCGTTTCATCGTCGCAAAGTCCACAACCTTGAGGCGGGTCATGCGGCGACCTCGATGCTCTGAACTCCCACGAAGCGCGGCAGATCATCAAGCGAGCCTTGATAATCCTCCAAGCACAGTTCCAGCACTTCTCGCAGATTCGTCCGCAATTCGTCCAGCGTGGTACCCTGACTATGTGCTCCTGCGATCCCCGGAACGATACCCACGTAGAGTTTCGTCTCCGGATCCCATTCGACATAAGCCACAAATGTCCTCATCGGCCTATCTCCTTTTTCATGTATCCGTGATGCAGCGATTTGGCGCTCACCTGTCAACCGATACCACTTGGTGTTGTTGCTCATCGGATAGTGAGTCCAAAAGTTCCAACAACGCTTTCTCTCCCAATTTCACCAGCCGGTACCCCGTGCCCAGCACCCGCTCCGAAAGCTGATCCTGCGGTTTCACGAGCAGGAGAGCTTTCTCAAGGCGCGCGAGCAATGTACCGTGTTTCTGTTTCAATGCCCGTTCCGCCTTTTCCCGAAGCTGTTCGAGAGGATGAAGCGACTTGCCTGCGCC containing:
- the bshB1 gene encoding bacillithiol biosynthesis deacetylase BshB1, translated to MNIQTAQVDVLAIGAHPDDLELCCGGTLLRLKALGYKVGMVDMTHGERGTRGTAETRAKEAEAAFKILGFEFRENLDLGDQTLVDTPEKRRTVVECIRRHRPTLVITHWPSDRHPDHDGCGMLVKQAMFLAGAAGYEAEGEPHTPRRLMHFPAHWLVECNVYVDVTDFYAKKVEAARCFGSQFYKEDSTEPATFISRKEFWEDLEARHRFLGSQIGVKYAEGFIIREKIRVDDPVAMLCQPTIPAG
- a CDS encoding type II toxin-antitoxin system HicA family toxin, translated to MTRLKVVDFATMKRLLARLGFEEVRQRGSHVLFRHPDGRTTTVPDHAGRDLARPLIREILREIEITPDSYHTLLQEV
- a CDS encoding type II toxin-antitoxin system HicB family antitoxin, producing the protein MRTFVAYVEWDPETKLYVGIVPGIAGAHSQGTTLDELRTNLREVLELCLEDYQGSLDDLPRFVGVQSIEVAA